In Verrucomicrobiia bacterium, the following proteins share a genomic window:
- a CDS encoding prepilin-type N-terminal cleavage/methylation domain-containing protein, which yields MRACRQAFSLVEVLVAVTLMSVIVLGLLAMFGQTQRAFRTGITQVDVLEGGRSAMDLMARELAEAKPTSLPFSTNFYAGWNNYFLPQALPGDSASGSSQWRTNIQQNILFTVRDNQMWTGIGYAVEYSANNYIGTLYRYETNASALNPGLVSRLAVNAFNAPWSRARLLDGVVELRVRAYDTAGRLISPYNIPPKAVNNVLAYNNIPGELSYNYYFVSNAAPAYVELELGVLEAKTAERARNLAAAAQYNFLTNQAAHVQIFRQRIPIRNVDPSVYQ from the coding sequence ATGCGAGCGTGCCGGCAGGCCTTTTCGCTCGTCGAAGTGCTGGTGGCCGTCACGTTGATGTCGGTGATCGTGCTCGGTTTGCTGGCCATGTTCGGCCAGACGCAGCGTGCCTTCCGCACCGGCATCACCCAGGTGGACGTGCTGGAGGGGGGGCGCTCCGCAATGGATTTGATGGCCCGGGAGCTGGCCGAGGCCAAACCGACGTCCCTGCCGTTCAGCACCAATTTTTACGCCGGCTGGAACAACTACTTTCTGCCGCAGGCCTTGCCGGGCGATTCCGCATCGGGCAGCAGCCAGTGGCGCACGAACATCCAGCAGAACATTTTGTTCACCGTCCGCGACAACCAGATGTGGACCGGCATTGGCTACGCGGTCGAATATTCCGCGAACAACTACATTGGGACGCTTTACCGTTACGAGACGAATGCGTCGGCCTTGAATCCGGGCCTCGTTTCGCGGCTGGCCGTGAATGCGTTTAACGCTCCTTGGAGCCGTGCTCGCCTGCTCGACGGCGTGGTGGAACTGCGGGTCCGGGCGTATGACACCGCGGGCCGGTTGATCTCGCCCTACAACATCCCGCCCAAGGCCGTCAACAATGTCCTCGCCTACAACAACATCCCGGGCGAACTCAGCTACAACTATTACTTCGTCAGCAACGCCGCGCCCGCCTATGTGGAATTGGAACTGGGCGTTCTGGAGGCCAAGACCGCCGAGCGCGCCCGCAACTTGGCGGCCGCCGCGCAGTATAACTTCCTGACGAACCAGGCGGCGCACGTGCAAATCTTCCGGCAACGCATTCCGATCCGAAACGTCGACCCTTCCGTGTATCAATGA
- a CDS encoding prepilin-type N-terminal cleavage/methylation domain-containing protein, with translation MTWKPLNAFRRQSAFTLIELLVVIAILGIVAALAVPALKNLKQADAIAAATRQMQDELARARQFAISRRTTVYMVFVPLNFWDDGGYAPNQTAYNALTPTDRAAADRLLDKQLIGYTFISLRDVGDQPGQNHPRYLTEWHTLPDNVFIPLFKFVPGLVTQILNPPPPQTPLATYSARGFAYTNNIPFPTVDATPGPNGYVWLPYVAFNHLGQLVSGDGTVLENEVIPLARGRVVEPLDVNKKPYKAPPQFAEIPPGNSTNALTLLVVDGLTGRAHVEHQQITGP, from the coding sequence ATGACCTGGAAACCTCTCAACGCGTTCCGGCGGCAATCGGCATTCACGCTGATTGAACTGCTGGTGGTGATCGCCATCCTCGGCATTGTGGCGGCGCTGGCCGTGCCCGCGTTGAAAAACCTCAAGCAGGCTGACGCCATCGCGGCCGCCACCCGGCAGATGCAGGACGAACTGGCCCGGGCGCGGCAGTTCGCCATCAGCCGGCGCACCACGGTTTACATGGTGTTTGTGCCGCTGAATTTTTGGGATGATGGCGGCTACGCGCCCAACCAGACGGCCTACAACGCGCTCACGCCGACGGACCGGGCGGCGGCCGACCGGCTGTTGGACAAGCAGTTGATCGGTTACACCTTCATCAGCCTCCGCGACGTGGGTGATCAGCCGGGGCAGAATCATCCGCGTTACCTGACGGAATGGCATACGCTCCCGGACAACGTGTTCATTCCGCTCTTCAAGTTCGTTCCGGGATTGGTGACGCAAATCCTCAATCCGCCGCCGCCCCAGACGCCGTTGGCCACTTACTCCGCGCGCGGCTTCGCTTACACCAACAACATTCCGTTTCCCACGGTTGACGCCACGCCCGGGCCGAACGGTTATGTGTGGCTGCCCTACGTGGCCTTCAATCACCTGGGCCAGCTGGTGTCCGGGGACGGAACGGTGCTGGAGAATGAAGTGATTCCGCTCGCGCGCGGCCGGGTGGTGGAGCCGCTGGACGTGAACAAGAAACCCTACAAGGCCCCGCCGCAGTTCGCCGAAATCCCGCCCGGCAACAGCACCAACGCCCTGACCCTGCTGGTGGTGGATGGCCTGACGGGCCGGGCGCACGTGGAACACCAGCAGATTACGGGACCTTGA
- a CDS encoding prepilin-type N-terminal cleavage/methylation domain-containing protein, translating to MNSKVNRRNQPRCGFTLIELLVVIAIIGILAAMLLPAIAKVKEKALINRAKTEIAGIVQAINQYDTDYSRMPVSAVILNSAGANDITYGGPLLGTGYPTNNEVVAILMDKESYANGTPTVNKDHVKNPKRIAMLSAKEVSDSSHGGVGLDGVYCDPWGNPYVISLDLNGDEKCSDAVYSRSSVSRNGSAGLDGLTSLGGSGNNDFVYNGKMMVWSAGPDKKYNAGLPANKDVNKDNICSWKQ from the coding sequence ATGAACTCAAAAGTCAACCGTCGAAACCAGCCCCGCTGCGGCTTTACGCTGATCGAACTGCTCGTGGTCATTGCCATCATCGGCATCCTCGCCGCCATGCTTTTGCCCGCGATTGCGAAGGTGAAGGAAAAGGCGCTGATCAATCGTGCCAAGACGGAAATTGCCGGCATTGTTCAGGCGATCAACCAGTATGATACGGATTACAGCCGCATGCCCGTGTCGGCGGTGATTTTGAACAGTGCGGGCGCCAACGACATCACCTACGGCGGGCCGTTATTGGGGACAGGTTACCCCACCAACAACGAGGTGGTCGCCATTCTGATGGACAAGGAGTCCTACGCCAATGGCACGCCAACTGTGAACAAGGATCACGTCAAAAACCCCAAGCGGATTGCGATGTTGTCGGCCAAGGAGGTCAGTGATTCGTCACACGGCGGGGTGGGCCTGGACGGTGTGTATTGCGATCCGTGGGGCAATCCCTATGTGATCTCGCTGGACTTGAACGGCGACGAGAAGTGCAGCGATGCGGTCTATTCGCGGTCCAGCGTCTCGCGAAATGGTTCGGCGGGACTTGATGGTTTGACGAGCCTGGGCGGCAGCGGCAACAACGACTTTGTTTACAACGGCAAGATGATGGTCTGGTCGGCGGGGCCGGACAAAAAATACAACGCGGGTTTGCCTGCCAACAAAGACGTCAACAAGGACAACATTTGTTCCTGGAAGCAATGA
- a CDS encoding type II secretion system protein gives MNTRRKQLWSASAFTLIELLVVIAIIAILAGLLLPAGVAIQRNAAKKKVATELAKVANAIEAYKAKQGYYPPSNGNTNNPATNQLYFELVGCVLTNNGTLFRTLDGAANATPAELNAYFLTQGIVNTSSGSADDGSTAQSFIRDLKPGQYGEITLGGNRLRFLGVNVDGPFALGGINPFRYNSSQPTNNVNSFDLWVDVLIGGKTNRISNWSKAEEIVH, from the coding sequence ATGAACACTCGCCGAAAACAACTCTGGTCCGCGTCCGCCTTCACGCTCATTGAACTGCTGGTGGTGATTGCCATCATCGCCATTTTGGCGGGGTTGCTCTTGCCCGCGGGCGTTGCCATCCAACGCAACGCCGCGAAAAAAAAGGTGGCCACGGAACTGGCCAAGGTGGCCAACGCCATCGAAGCCTACAAGGCCAAGCAGGGTTACTATCCGCCCAGCAACGGCAACACCAACAATCCGGCGACCAACCAGCTTTACTTTGAGCTGGTGGGGTGCGTTCTCACCAACAACGGCACGTTGTTTCGGACGCTGGACGGAGCGGCGAACGCCACGCCGGCGGAGCTGAACGCTTACTTCTTGACCCAGGGCATCGTCAACACCAGCTCCGGGAGCGCGGACGACGGCAGCACGGCGCAGTCGTTCATTCGTGATCTCAAACCCGGTCAATACGGTGAGATTACCCTGGGCGGAAACAGGCTGCGTTTTCTGGGGGTGAACGTGGATGGACCCTTTGCGTTGGGGGGCATCAATCCATTCCGTTACAACTCAAGCCAGCCCACCAATAACGTGAATTCCTTCGATCTCTGGGTCGATGTGTTGATCGGTGGCAAGACCAACCGCATCAGCAACTGGAGCAAGGCGGAGGAAATCGTTCACTGA
- a CDS encoding CopG family antitoxin encodes MQAFSSWEEVPIFDSEEAEAEFWAENRPDLRLMEAAVASASEASESVTITLRMDPRMLARIKRLARSRYLNYQSMIKQWLSERMEDELRER; translated from the coding sequence ATGCAGGCGTTCTCCAGCTGGGAGGAGGTCCCCATCTTCGACAGCGAAGAAGCCGAAGCCGAATTCTGGGCGGAAAACCGTCCGGATTTGCGGCTGATGGAGGCTGCCGTGGCGTCGGCCAGCGAAGCGTCCGAATCGGTGACCATCACCTTGCGCATGGATCCCCGAATGCTGGCACGCATCAAGCGTCTGGCACGCTCCCGCTACTTGAACTACCAAAGCATGATCAAGCAGTGGCTCAGCGAGCGCATGGAGGACGAACTGCGTGAACGTTGA